The Arctopsyche grandis isolate Sample6627 chromosome 10, ASM5162203v2, whole genome shotgun sequence genome window below encodes:
- the LOC143918412 gene encoding fatty acid synthase-like yields MAPKPKYFEPTPESIAAGHRLSHPLPGDEICISGIAGLFPDSDNVVDLRENLFNKVDLVSGDDRRWKLSHPEIPQRTGKINHLNRFDASFFGIKYQEAHTMDPMSRLLLEKSYEAIVDAGVNPKTLKDSKTAVIIGACFSESEMTWMYEKMQIKGYGITGVSRSMLANKISRWLGCTGPSYSVDSACSSSLYAVEHAYRAIRDGHCDSAIVGGSNLCLNPFVSLQFSRLGVLSPEGRCKSFDNDASGYVRSESVNVIFLQKAKDAKRVYAQILHAKTNCDGYKEQGITYPAGHVQKILLSEFYKECNVSPLELEFVEAHGTGTKVGDPEELKAIDEIFCTGRTTPLKIGSIKSNLGHSEPASGVCSVIKMCLAYDSGYIPPNLHFENPREGVPAFSDGRITVVCEKTPWNRGMAGINSFGFGGANAHVLLKRFAKPKVNGGAPKDDLPRLVCISGRTESAVNRILDDLESRPVDAEYVRLLQGIHEENISGHTFRGYTLLRTKSDIMRVSREVQYLLKVKRPIWFVFSGMGSQWAGMGSMLLRIPVFAAAIERCHQVLHPKGIDITRIITDPNPKIYNNILHSFVAIAAIQIGLCDVLKEIGIEADHLIGHGIGELGCAYVDGCLSAEQMILVAYSKGLASIETPIIKGSMATVGLGYRDVNNLCPPDIEVVCHNGPDSSTISGPAESMKVFAHYLQSQGVLVKEVPYSKIAYHSRYIAEAGHILLKYLRGVIPECRKRSSKWVSTSVPEHLWMEEIAQYSSADYYTNNMLSPVLFEEASKLIHNNAITIEIAPQGLLQAILKTSLKQDCTNVALIKCGHHDNVEYFLQTIGQLYEVGLNPRMSNLYPKVEFPVSIGTPIISHLVEWYHKDDCHLISYKGQKKLKSGERKVKVTLSNEYTEYLAGHVIDGRNLYPATGYLVLVWETLGMMMGELFTEVSVVFEDVRFQRATNIPKEGDLELMITIQKKSGNFEIIESNAVVVTGKIYAKKDVSQDYRKLEEPDECTGPFVRNLSTKDFYKEMRLRGYHYSGYFRGLHSCNVDGTRGLLRWEQNWVTFTDTMLQIKIIGTDSRGLCVPTRIEKLSIDSIKHYAMLSTIPDKDIKCLPVTVYNENNIIRSGGIEVRGLFASPITRRNPLGIPVLEKYEFIPNFPKNNMTISDIVRVDVQLALENVQGIKVKSIELIDSATEPSAEPLITFIRDAFEDTPLLQAELLVIAEENLDLGVNVTVENKKLTGETNVLLFIGSKLLERDEILEQAFKCLKNKAFVISRENASFVVKDRYENIDVITAMKTGTETLVFLRKKINPKPVKFIQIKESDERFIWIDEVKKNMKESIKVMLFAENEKLNGILGLVNCLRREPGGEVVNCVDIMDPKAPRFDPDNPLYEVQIDKELSMNVFKDGQWGTYRHLVLEELQNFPVDHAYVNITTRGDLSSLRWIEGDLNIHKENNVFHVYYSAMNFRDIMTATGKIPVEAVVRGRLNQECVQGLEFAGKTKDGLRIMGLIASKGLANVVKTDDFMYWPIPDAWTMEDAATIPICYSTVLNALMMVARMQPGESVLIHAGTGGVGQAAINVCLYYGCKVFTTVGTPEKRAAIKRLYPQLTDDCIGNSRDTSFEEMIMFQTEGKGVDIILNSLADDKLLASVRCLGKRGRFLEIGKVDIVNNTNVGMEFLLKDASMHGIMLDFLFDKYCDRRVELGNLIFEGLKNGSVKPLCRVVFNTDEIEKCFRYMAGGKHMGKVLIKIRDEEPDKGAKPTCFKINTIPRYKCFYEDVYIVVGGLGGFGLELIDWLVMRGARKIVLNSRRGVSNGYQALRLRAWTNYGTDIKISTDDISTREGCINLLKTANTLGQVKGIFNLAVILKDALFENQTPEMFKESFAPKARATKFLDVESRKLCPHLTDFVIFSSVVCGRGNAGQTNYGMANSVMERICEERLKADLPALAVEWGAVGEVGLVADMQEDHRELEIGGTLQQKISNCLRVLDQFLIHRKYPVLCSMVVAEKKAGGSGSGTMVDTVLTIMGIKDLRTISMQATLAELGMDSMMAVEIKQSLEREFEIFLTAQDIRTLSFSRLLELTAEREADASSLADNKSSEGLTGFKILMRNLGDEIQASEPFINMLTMFNDGKQSDLENKLDMTLFMIPGIEGMATTLEPISKRLKCQATVLQLGYENPDETIKETANRLTAIIRSCLRPGGYFTLLGYSFGVFIALEVANILEKEGYIGCLFCVDGSPDVLTKMSKANLDTSKMNIMQDTYLCHIMDLVAPKLDKKPLYAALSVIDTWDNKVECFLEYVPENVKYSKQYQEGVAKAVFGRVLSTLAYDDTVSYKLKSQIILLRTKNFPIGVVTDEQYCLQKYAQQPIKMHLLEGNHGTILENKDCANIINRFLADL; encoded by the exons aTGGCACCAAAACCGAAATACTTTGAACCAACACCCGAATCGATAGCCGCCGGCCATCGTCTTTCCCATCCTTTACCAGGAGATGAAATTTGCATCAGTGGAATTGCTGGACTGTTTCCTGACTCCGACAACGTCGTAGACCTCAGGGAAAACCTTTTCAACAAG GTGGATCTAGTCTCTGGCGATGATCGTCGTTGGAAATTATCTCACCCTGAAATACCCCAACGCACTGGAAAAATCAATCATCTTAATCGTTTCGATGCTTCTTTTTTCGGTATAAAATACCAAGAGGCCCACACCATGGACCCCATGAGCAGATTGTTATTGGAGAAATCTTACGAGGCTATCGTAGACGCCG GTGTCAATCCCAAGACATTGAAAGACAGTAAGACAGCCGTAATTATAGGAGCTTGCTTCTCCGAGTCTGAAATGACTTGGATGTATGAAAAGATGCAGATTAAGGGTTATGGCATCACCGG GGTTTCGCGTTCTATGTTGGCTAATAAAATTTCTCGTTGGCTCGGATGCACTGGTCCATCTTACAGTGTTGATAGTGCCTGTTCCAGTTCTCTGTATGCTGTCGAACACGCTTACCGAGCTATCAGAGATGGACATTGCGATTCGGCTATCGTCGGCGGTAGCAATTTATGTCTGAATCCATTCGTATCTTTACAGTTTTCCAG GTTGGGTGTTCTTTCGCCCGAAGGACGTTGCAAGTCCTTTGATAATGACGCCAGCGGATATGTCAGATCAGAATCAGTCAACGTCATTTTCCTGCAAAAAGCCAAGGATGCCAAACGAGTTTATGCTCAAATTCTTCACGCCAAAACCAACTGCGACGGCTACAAGGAGCAGGGCATCACCTATCCTGCAGGACATGTTCAAAAAATACTACTCTCTGAATTCTACAAGGAGTGCAACGTGAGTCCACTTGAATTGGAGTTCGTTGAAGCCCATGGAACag GTACTAAAGTGGGAGATCCCGAGGAGCTCAAAGCTATCGATGAGATATTTTGTACCGGTCGGACTACTCCGTTAAAAATTGGATCCATCAAGTCAAACCTCGGACATAGTGAGCCTGCTTCTGGTGTTTGCTCTGTAATCaag ATGTGTTTAGCCTACGATTCTGGCTATATTCCGCCCAATTTGCACTTCGAAAATCCCAGGGAGGGTGTTCCAGCTTTCTCGGATGGCAGAATAACTGTGGTCTGCGAAAAGACACCATGGAATCGTGGAATGGCCGGAATTAACAGTTTCGGCTTCGGAGGAGCTAATGCTCACGTTTTGCTCAAGCGCTTCGCCAAGCCAAAG gtaAACGGAGGCGCACCCAAAGACGATTTACCCAGACTGGTCTGCATATCTGGCAGGACAGAATCAGCTGTGAATCGTATTTTAGACGATCTTGAATCGAGACCAGTAGACGCTGAATACGTTCGTCTTCTTCAGGGAATCCACGAGGAAAACATATCAGGTCACACTTTCAGGGGATACACGTTACTTA GAACCAAGAGTGACATTATGAGGGTGTCCCGAGAAGTCCAATACTTGTTAAAGGTAAAGCGTCCCATTTGGTTCGTGTTCAGCGGTATGGGTTCTCAGTGGGCTGGCATGGGGTCTATGCTATTAAGGATTCCAGTATTTGCTGCTGCCATCGAACG ATGTCACCAGGTTTTGCACCCGAAAGGTATCGATATCACTCGTATCATAACAGACCCAAATCCGAAGATTTACAACAACATCCTGCACTCTTTTGTGGCTATCGCTGCCATTCAAATCGGACTGTGTgatgttttaaaagaaattgGTATCGAAGCTGACCATTTAATCG gTCACGGAATCGGTGAGCTTGGATGTGCTTATGTAGACGGTTGCCTCTCAGCTGAACAAATGATCCTTGTAGCATATTctaaaggtctggccagtatcGAAACACCTATAATTAAAGGATCGATGGCTACTGTTGGCTTGGGATACCGCGAT GTGAATAACCTATGTCCACCTGACATCGAAGTTGTGTGTCACAACGGTCCAGACTCCAGCACAATTTCAGGGCCTGCAGAATCCATGAAAGTATTTGCACACTATCTCCAGAGCCAAGGAGTTCTCGTCAAGGAAGTGCCTTATTCAAAAATCGCCTACCACTCGAGATATATTGCAGAAGCAG GCCATATTCTGTTGAAGTATCTACGTGGCGTGATTCCGGAATGTCGGAAACGAAGTTCTAAATGGGTCTCCACGTCAGTACCAGAGCATTTGTGGATGGAAGAAATAGCTCAATATTCCTCTGCCGATTACTACACAAACAATATGCTG AGTCCGGTGCTCTTCGAAGAAGCGTCGAAATTGATCCATAATAATGCAATCACCATTGAAATTGCTCCGCAAGGTCTGCTCCAAGCCATCTTGAAGACATCTCTTAAACAGGATTGCACGAACGTGGCTCTGATTAAATGTGGACATCATGACAATGTTGAATACTTTTTGCAAACTATTGGACA ATTGTATGAAGTGGGACTGAATCCCCGCATGTCGAACCTCTATCCTAAGGTAGAATTTCCAGTATCGATTGGCACTCCGATAATATCTCATCTGGTTGAATGGTATCACAAAGACGATTG TCATCTGATTTCGTACAAAGGCCAGAAAAAACTGAAGTCGGGTGAAAGAAAGGTGAAGGTAACTCTATCTAACGAGTATACGGAGTATTTGGCGGGACACGTAATCGACG GACGTAATTTGTATCCTGCCACCGGCTACTTGGTGCTAGTTTGGGAAACGCTTGGTATGATGATGGGTGAGTTATTTACGGAAGTGTCGGTGGTGTTTGAGGATGTTAGATTCCAACGTGCTACCAATATACCAAAAGAAGGAGACCTGGAGTTAATGATTACCATTCAGAAAAAAAGTGGCAACTTTGag ATAATCGAAAGTAATGCGGTAGTCGTCACGGGAAAAATTTACGCTAAAAAAGACGTCTCTCAAGATTACAGAAAATTGGAAGAACCAGATGAATGTACTGGACCATTCGTCAGAAATTTATCCACAAAAGATTTCTACAAAGAAATGAGACTCAGAGGCTATCACTACTC TGGTTATTTCCGAGGACTTCATTCTTGTAATGTGGATGGAACTCGAGGCCTTTTGCGCTGGGAGCAAAACTGGGTCACGTTCACGGACACTATGCTACAAATTAAAATCATCGGAACCGATTCTAGAGGACTTTGCGTGCCTACcagaattgaaaaattgagcaTCGATTCTATTAAACACTATGCCATGCTATCCACCATTCCTGATAAAGACATCAAATGTTTGCCAGTTACTGTTTACAATGAAAACAATATCATTAG ATCCGGTGGAATAGAAGTTCGAGGTCTTTTTGCCTCACCTATCACAAGGAGGAACCCATTAGGAATCCCAGTACttgaaaaatatgaattcattcCGAATTTCCCTAAAAATAACATGACG ATAAGCGATATCGTTCGAGTTGACGTTCAATTAGCTTTGGAGAACGTGCAAGGCATCAAAGTGAAATCGATCGAGCTAATTGATTCTGCCACCGAGCCTAGCGCTGAACCTCTAATTACATTCATCAGAGATGCTTTTGAAGATACACCTTTGCTCCAAGCTGAATTGTTGGTGATTGCTGAGGAAAATCTTGATCTAGGTGTCAACGTAACTGTGGAAAACAAGAAGCTAACTGGCGAAACAAACGTTCTTCTCTTCATTGGCTCAAAATTACTGGAACGAGATGAG ATTCTGGAACAAGCATTcaaatgtttgaaaaataaagcGTTCGTCATTTCTAGAGAAAACGCTTCGTTCGTTGTTAAAGATCGGTATGAAAACATTGACGTCATCACTGCTATGAAAACTGGTACTGAAACATTGGtgtttttgaggaaaaaaatcaATCCTAAGCCTGTTAAGTTCATTCAGATCAAGGAATCTGATGAACGATTCATTTGGATAGATGAG GTAAAGAAAAATATGAAGGAAAGTATAAAGGTCATGTTGTTTGCTGAAAATGAAAAGTTGAACGGAATTCTGGGTCTCGTTAATTGCCTTCGTCGAGAGCCTGGCGGCGAAGTTGTGAATTGCGTCGACATTATGGATCCTAAAGCACCCCGTTTTGATCCCGACAATCCACTATACGAGGTCCAAATCGACAAAGAGTTATCCATGAATGTCTTCAAAGAT GGTCAATGGGGTACTTATCGCCATTTAGTGCTCGAGGAACTCCAAAATTTCCCAGTAGACCACGCATACGTTAACATAACTACCAGGGGTGACCTTTCCAGTCTCCGGTGGATAGAAGGAGATTTGAACATACACAAAGAAAATAATGTGTTTCAT GTTTACTATTCAGCTATGAACTTCCGTGACATCATGACAGCCACTGGTAAGATACCTGTGGAAGCTGTGGTCAGGGGTAGACTTAATCAAGAATGTGTGCAAGGATTAGAGTTTGCGGGAAAAACCAAGGA TGGATTGCGTATCATGGGTCTGATTGCGAGTAAAGGCTTAGCTAACGTGGTAAAAACTGACGACTTCATGTATTGGCCCATACCTGATGCTTGGACTATGGAAGATGCTGCAACTATCCCCATCTGCTACTCCACAGTCTTAAACGCACTG ATGATGGTTGCTCGCATGCAACCTGGAGAGAGTGTTTTGATCCACGCAGGTACTGGAGGAGTTGGTCAGGCCGCAATCAACGTGTGTCTTTATTATGGTTGCAAGGTTTTCACTACAGTCGGTACTCCAGAGAAGAGAGCTGCCATCAAAAGGCTCTATCCTCAACTGACAG ATGACTGTATTGGGAATTCTCGTGACACTTCTTTTGAAGAAATGATCATGTTCCAAACGGAAGGTAAAGGAGTTGACATCATTCTAAACTCGTTAGCTGATGATAAGCTTCTG GCGTCAGTTCGTTGTCTTGGAAAAAGAGGACGTTTTTTGGAAATTGGAAAAGTGGACATCGTCAACAATACTAATGTGGGCATGGAGTTTTTGTTGAAAGACGCATCCATGCATGGTATCATGTTGGACTTCCTTTTCGACAAATATTGTGATAGAAGAGTG GAATTGGGCAATTTGATATTCGAAGGTCTTAAAAACGGTTCGGTTAAACCTTTATGCAGAGTTGTCTTCAACAcagatgaaattgaaaaatgttttagatACATGGCAGGTGGTAAGCACATGGGCAAAGTTTTAATCAAAATCAGAGATGAAGAACCTGACAAGGGCGCAAAACCCACATGCTTTAAAATCAATACAATCCCCAG ATATAAATGCTTTTATGAAGACGTGTACATCGTAGTTGGCGGACTCGGAGGCTTCGGTTTGGAGCTAATTGATTGGCTTGTCATGCGAGGAGCTAGAAAAATTGTCCTCAACTCCAGAAGAGGTGTTTCCAATGGATACCAAGCCTTGAGACTAcg AGCTTGGACAAACTATGGAACCGATATCAAAATATCCACCGACGATATATCAACACGGGAGGgttgtatcaatttattgaagaCGGCCAACACATTAGGGCAGGTTAAGGGTATCTTTAATTTGGCCGTTATTTTGAAAGATGctttatttgaaaatcaaacgCCTGAGATGTTCAAGGAATCGTTTGCACCCAAAGCTCGGGCCACTAAATTCCTCGATGTGGAATCCAGGAAGTTGTGTCCTCATTTAAC AGACTTTGTGATATTCTCAAGTGTCGTTTGCGGTAGAGGTAACGCTGGTCAGACCAACTATGGTATGGCCAATTCAGTGATGGAAAGAATCTGTGAGGAACGATTGAAAGCAGATCTTCCGGCACTTGCCGTGGAATGGGGTGCAGTAGGAGag GTTGGACTGGTAGCTGACATGCAGGAAGACCACCGTGAATTGGAAATCGGTGGCACACTTCAACAGAAAATTTCCAATTGCCTTCGAGTACTAGATCAGTTCCTCATACATCGCAAATATCCAGTACTGTGTTCAATGGTTGTCGCTGAAAAGAAAGCCGGTGGATCAGGCAGTGGTACCATGGTTGATACTGTATTAACTATTATGG GCATTAAGGATCTGAGGACGATTTCAATGCAAGCGACGTTGGCTGAATTGGGTATGGATTCAATGATGGCCGTTGAAATCAAGCAGAGTCTAGAAAGAGAGTTTGAAATCTTTCTGACGGCACAAGATATCAGGACGCTCTCGTTCTCCAG ACTGCTGGAATTGACGGCAGAACGGGAAGCAGATGCTAGCAGTTTAGCTGACAATAAGTCTTCGGAGGGTTTGACAGGATTTAAGATATTGATGAGGAATTTGGGAGACGAGATCCAAGCATCTGAACCCTTCATCAATATGTTGACTATGTTCAACGATGGAAAACAA AGCGATCTTGAGAACAAATTAGATATGACCTTGTTTATGATACCCGGCATTGAGGGAATGGCGACAACACTGGAACCAATCAGCAAAAGACTCAAATGTCAAGCCACTGTTTTACAATTAGGATATGAAAATCCTGATGAGACCATTAAAGAGACCGCTAACAGACTTACAGCG ATTATCAGATCTTGTTTGAGGCCTGGAGGTTATTTCACACTATTGGGATATTCTTTCGGCGTCTTCATAGCATTAGAAGTTGCCAATATTTTAGAAAAAGAGG GTTACATTGGATGTCTATTTTGCGTTGACGGTTCACCGGACGTTTTGACAAAAATGAGCAAGGCCAATTTGGACACGTCAAAGATGAACATCATGCAAGACACTTACCTATGCCACATCATGGATCTCGTAGCACCAAAATTGGACAAGAAACCATTATACGCTGCCTTGTCGGTAATCGACACATGGGACAATAAAGTAGAATGCTTTTTAGAGTATGTGCCAGAAAACGTCAAGTACTCGAAACAATATCAGGAAGGTGTGGCAAAAGCAGTATTTGGTCGAGTTCTCTCTACATTGGCATACGATGATACCGTTAGTTACAAATTGAAGTCTCAAATCATCCTGCTGAGGACGAAGAACTTTCCCATTGGAGTAGTAACTGACGAGCAGTACTGTCTGCAGAAATACGCACAGCAGCCAATTAAAATGCATTTGCTGGAAGGTAACCACGGGACTATACTAGAAAATAAGGACTGTGCCAACATAATTAACAGATTTTTGGCAGATTTATAA